The proteins below are encoded in one region of Tessaracoccus aquimaris:
- a CDS encoding response regulator, translated as MRIVIADDSALLREGLVAILTEAGHEVVAAVADGPALVTAALEHRPDVCVVDVRMPPSHTDEGLRAAVEVRRTWPEAALMVLSQYVEVSYFDDLAASGDGGLGYLLKDRVSEIDDFLTALATVASGGSILDPLVVRQLMGRRSDPIATLTPREREVLASMAEGHTNARIAESLVVTEGAVEKHTQRIFAKLGLAPDDGAHRRVTAVVSYLRAR; from the coding sequence ATGCGGATCGTGATCGCGGACGACTCGGCCCTGCTGCGCGAGGGTCTGGTCGCCATCCTCACCGAGGCCGGGCACGAGGTGGTTGCCGCCGTCGCCGACGGCCCAGCGCTCGTGACCGCGGCGCTCGAGCACCGCCCCGACGTGTGTGTGGTCGACGTGCGGATGCCGCCGTCGCACACCGATGAGGGGCTGCGGGCCGCCGTCGAGGTCCGTCGCACCTGGCCGGAGGCTGCGCTGATGGTGCTGAGCCAGTACGTGGAGGTGTCCTATTTCGACGATCTGGCCGCCTCGGGCGACGGTGGTCTCGGCTACCTGTTGAAGGACCGGGTCAGCGAGATCGACGACTTTCTCACGGCCCTCGCGACCGTGGCGTCCGGGGGCAGCATCCTGGACCCGCTGGTGGTGCGGCAGTTGATGGGACGCCGCAGTGACCCGATCGCGACGCTCACCCCGCGCGAACGCGAGGTCCTCGCGTCGATGGCAGAGGGCCACACCAACGCGCGGATCGCCGAGTCGCTGGTGGTGACGGAGGGAGCAGTCGAGAAGCACACACAGCGGATCTTCGCGAAGCTCGGCCTGGCGCCCGACGACGGCGCGCACCGTCGGGTCACCGCTGTGGTGTCCTACCTGCGTGCCCGCTGA
- a CDS encoding winged helix-turn-helix domain-containing protein yields MATKKSLPAPTMSTEVLKALANPLRHQVWREVSRLRFARAADLADRLEVPANTLSFHLRVLADAGLIEEAPERARDRRDRVWKPTSGQLSLGSPEDPVADIALGNAVLATSVAGTQDQLARVAKWASSFVTGEDPVERGTLAETRLRLTRERHHDLIEELHEVIARYRDDSSDDDLSWTLTILSASEEI; encoded by the coding sequence ATGGCCACGAAGAAGTCCTTGCCAGCGCCGACCATGTCGACCGAGGTGCTGAAGGCGCTCGCCAATCCCCTGCGTCACCAGGTGTGGCGAGAGGTGTCCCGGCTGCGTTTCGCGCGGGCCGCCGACCTGGCCGACCGCCTGGAGGTCCCCGCGAACACTCTCAGCTTCCACTTGCGCGTGCTCGCCGACGCCGGCCTGATCGAGGAGGCCCCCGAGAGGGCACGCGATCGGCGCGACCGCGTCTGGAAGCCGACCTCAGGGCAACTCTCCCTGGGCTCGCCCGAAGATCCGGTCGCCGATATCGCGCTGGGCAACGCAGTGCTTGCCACGTCCGTCGCGGGGACACAGGACCAACTGGCACGCGTCGCGAAGTGGGCATCGTCCTTCGTGACCGGCGAGGACCCCGTCGAGCGAGGGACGCTCGCCGAGACTCGACTGCGACTGACGCGCGAGCGTCACCATGACCTGATCGAGGAACTCCACGAGGTGATCGCCCGCTACCGCGACGATTCGAGCGATGACGACCTGAGCTGGACCCTGACGATCCTCAGCGCCAGCGAGGAGATCTAG
- a CDS encoding heavy metal translocating P-type ATPase, with protein sequence MTCAACANRIEKKLRKLDGVSATVNYATNRATITGIDDVTAAIAEVEKAGYGAHQRQGDDDVWSKRATEMHITSLRRRLITAAALAIPLMDITIVLALSPQWRFPGWEIVCLLLALPIVTWCAWPFHKATLRNLRHGSVSMDTLVSLGIVASFGWAVATLLFGLGQASDHGFWLGFGATPEGANSVYLDVAAGMTTFQLAGRYFEARSRRKASDVLGALHALAATEVRVIRDGVEEIVPVTALNVGDTFVVLPGETIATDGVVVGGSAAVDASMLTGEPVPVPVAAGSEVTGGTISTDARLEVSATAVGAHTQLSQMAALTEDAQARKSQVQRLVDRVITWFVPTIIALAVLTTVGWIIAGAPLQQAYGIGIAVLIIACPCALGLATPTALMVGIGRGASLGVLIKGHDALEASGQITTVVLDKTGTLTTGSMSVAEVVAVGIDEDRLVALAAAVERGSEHAIARAIERDAVERRLPRLDAEGFATLPGLGASASVDGAEVVIGNPQLFRERGIEAPAALVEAVGLARDRGDSVSLVSLDGVLVGSLALSDTIKPDAVQAIQALKAQGLRTVLLTGDSRQAGERIGAELGLDEVIAEVLPQEKAAVVEGLQAKGEFVAMVGDGINDSIALATADLGLGVVSGTDIALRAADIIIVRDDLIAIADAVGLSRKTLKTIKTNLIWAFAYNMAAVPIAAAGLLNPLIAAAAMSLSSVLVVQNSLRLQSYRSKRVAAPSRDEIHEDELLAA encoded by the coding sequence ATGACCTGCGCCGCGTGCGCCAACCGGATCGAGAAGAAGCTCCGCAAGCTCGACGGCGTGAGCGCCACCGTCAACTACGCCACCAACCGGGCGACCATCACCGGCATCGACGACGTCACCGCGGCCATCGCCGAGGTCGAGAAGGCAGGCTACGGAGCGCACCAGCGCCAGGGCGACGACGACGTCTGGTCGAAGCGCGCCACCGAGATGCACATCACGTCGCTGCGCCGCCGCCTCATCACGGCCGCCGCGCTCGCGATCCCGCTGATGGACATCACCATCGTGCTCGCGCTGTCGCCACAGTGGCGCTTCCCCGGCTGGGAGATCGTCTGCCTGCTGCTCGCGCTTCCCATCGTCACCTGGTGCGCGTGGCCCTTCCACAAGGCGACGCTGCGCAACCTCAGGCACGGCTCCGTCAGCATGGACACCCTCGTCTCGCTCGGCATCGTCGCCTCCTTCGGTTGGGCCGTCGCGACCCTGCTGTTCGGGCTCGGGCAGGCGAGCGACCACGGCTTCTGGCTCGGCTTCGGGGCGACCCCCGAGGGGGCCAACTCCGTCTACCTCGACGTCGCGGCAGGCATGACGACCTTCCAACTCGCGGGCCGCTACTTCGAGGCACGGTCGCGGCGGAAGGCCAGCGACGTGCTCGGCGCGCTGCACGCGCTCGCGGCGACGGAGGTCCGCGTGATTCGCGACGGCGTCGAGGAGATCGTCCCCGTCACCGCGCTCAACGTCGGCGACACGTTCGTCGTGCTGCCGGGCGAGACGATCGCCACCGACGGCGTCGTCGTCGGTGGGTCGGCCGCCGTCGACGCGTCCATGCTGACTGGAGAGCCCGTCCCCGTGCCCGTCGCGGCTGGCAGCGAGGTGACCGGCGGCACCATCAGCACCGATGCCCGCCTGGAGGTGAGCGCCACCGCTGTCGGCGCGCACACCCAGTTGTCGCAGATGGCGGCCCTCACCGAGGACGCGCAGGCCCGCAAGTCGCAGGTGCAGCGCCTGGTCGACCGGGTGATCACCTGGTTCGTGCCGACGATCATCGCGCTCGCCGTGCTCACCACCGTCGGCTGGATCATCGCCGGCGCGCCCCTGCAGCAGGCCTACGGCATCGGCATCGCCGTGCTGATCATCGCCTGCCCCTGCGCGCTCGGCCTCGCCACCCCGACGGCGCTGATGGTCGGCATCGGCCGCGGCGCGAGCCTCGGCGTCCTCATCAAGGGCCACGACGCGTTGGAGGCCTCCGGGCAGATCACCACCGTCGTGCTCGACAAGACGGGCACCCTGACCACCGGGTCGATGAGCGTGGCCGAGGTCGTCGCCGTCGGCATCGACGAGGACCGTCTCGTCGCGCTGGCCGCCGCGGTCGAGCGCGGCTCGGAGCACGCGATCGCCCGGGCCATCGAGCGCGACGCCGTCGAACGCAGGCTGCCACGCCTGGACGCCGAGGGCTTCGCCACGCTGCCTGGGCTCGGCGCCTCGGCGTCGGTCGACGGCGCCGAGGTCGTCATCGGCAACCCGCAACTGTTCCGCGAGCGGGGGATCGAGGCCCCGGCGGCGCTGGTCGAGGCCGTCGGTCTCGCCCGTGATCGTGGCGACAGCGTCTCCCTCGTGTCGCTCGACGGCGTGCTCGTCGGCTCCCTCGCGCTGAGCGACACCATCAAGCCGGACGCGGTGCAGGCGATCCAGGCGCTGAAGGCGCAGGGGCTGAGGACGGTGCTGCTGACCGGCGACTCGCGTCAGGCGGGCGAACGGATCGGCGCCGAACTCGGCCTGGACGAGGTGATCGCCGAGGTGCTGCCGCAGGAGAAGGCGGCCGTCGTCGAGGGTCTGCAGGCCAAGGGCGAGTTCGTCGCCATGGTCGGCGACGGCATCAACGACTCGATCGCGCTCGCCACCGCCGACCTGGGGCTCGGCGTGGTCAGCGGCACCGACATCGCACTGCGGGCCGCCGACATCATCATCGTGCGCGACGACCTGATCGCGATCGCCGACGCCGTCGGGCTGTCTCGCAAGACGCTGAAGACCATCAAGACCAACCTGATCTGGGCCTTCGCCTACAACATGGCAGCGGTCCCGATCGCGGCGGCCGGCCTGTTGAACCCGCTGATCGCGGCGGCCGCGATGTCGCTGTCGAGCGTGCTGGTCGTCCAGAACTCGCTGCGCCTGCAGAGCTACCGCAGCAAGCGCGTCGCGGCGCCGTCGAGGGACGAGATCCACGAGGACGAACTGCTCGCTGCCTGA
- a CDS encoding sensor histidine kinase: protein MTFDDVDRDTGPVLDTTSQPTGPSRRTRRGVMGRLAADTGYVLLTLPLAVAAFVTVFTLIAVGISTVIVWVGLPIMVAGLFAARGFATAERQRLNKLNGTPIPRGAYPPAPGDTGALATRLWPLRQAQYWLDALWTIVGFVTGLLAWCVSVVWYAAVLGGLTYWMWQGFLPEGNQGLAELLGIGGRLGDTIINTAFGLIALVTLPWVIRGAAWVHAAPADLLLNSQASLRQEIDTERATRLAHQDAEATALRRFERDIHDGPQQRLVRLSMDLGRARKQLADDPERAAATIDSALQQARDTVDELRSLTRGIAPPLLVDRGLRVALDEVVNRAPVPVMLDFDVESPLSPAVETAIYFTVSEALTNVAKHSLAHRAEVTVVERDAVRLDVTVSDDGMGGAHEAKGSGLRGLRSRVEGVGGIFDVDSPTGGPTTLTASLPLL, encoded by the coding sequence ATGACATTTGACGACGTCGACCGCGACACTGGTCCTGTGCTCGACACCACCAGCCAGCCCACCGGCCCCTCGCGCCGCACGAGGCGCGGTGTGATGGGCCGACTGGCCGCCGACACCGGCTACGTGCTGCTGACCCTGCCCCTCGCCGTGGCGGCGTTCGTCACCGTGTTCACGCTCATCGCCGTCGGCATCTCCACGGTCATCGTGTGGGTTGGACTCCCGATCATGGTCGCGGGCTTGTTCGCCGCCCGCGGCTTCGCGACGGCCGAGCGCCAGCGCCTCAACAAGCTCAACGGGACCCCGATCCCGCGGGGAGCGTATCCGCCAGCGCCCGGCGACACAGGGGCCCTCGCCACCAGGTTGTGGCCCCTTCGGCAGGCGCAATACTGGCTCGACGCGTTGTGGACCATCGTCGGCTTCGTCACCGGACTTCTCGCGTGGTGCGTCTCGGTCGTCTGGTACGCCGCGGTCCTCGGCGGCCTCACCTACTGGATGTGGCAGGGCTTCCTCCCTGAAGGCAACCAAGGCTTGGCCGAACTGCTCGGCATCGGCGGCCGCCTCGGCGACACCATCATCAACACCGCCTTCGGCCTCATCGCGCTCGTCACCCTTCCATGGGTGATTCGGGGCGCCGCATGGGTTCACGCGGCTCCGGCCGACCTCCTCCTGAACTCGCAGGCCTCCCTCCGGCAGGAGATCGACACCGAGCGAGCCACCCGGCTCGCGCACCAGGACGCCGAGGCGACCGCCCTGCGCCGATTCGAGCGCGACATTCACGACGGCCCGCAACAGCGACTGGTCAGGCTGAGCATGGATCTCGGACGGGCGAGGAAGCAGTTGGCCGACGATCCCGAGAGGGCGGCGGCGACCATCGACTCCGCGCTTCAGCAGGCCCGCGATACCGTGGACGAACTGCGCTCGCTGACCCGCGGGATCGCTCCTCCGCTGCTCGTGGACCGCGGGCTGCGGGTCGCGCTCGACGAGGTGGTCAACCGGGCGCCGGTCCCCGTCATGCTGGACTTCGACGTCGAGTCGCCGCTTTCGCCCGCCGTCGAGACCGCCATCTACTTCACGGTCTCCGAGGCCCTGACCAACGTCGCGAAGCATTCGCTCGCGCACCGCGCCGAAGTGACGGTCGTCGAGCGCGACGCCGTGCGCCTCGACGTGACCGTCAGCGACGACGGGATGGGCGGGGCGCACGAGGCGAAGGGCAGTGGTCTCCGCGGGCTCCGTTCGCGCGTCGAGGGCGTCGGGGGCATCTTCGATGTCGATTCCCCGACCGGCGGGCCGACAACCCTGACCGCCTCGTTGCCGCTCCTGTGA
- a CDS encoding bacterial transcriptional activator domain-containing protein — protein MSRLRSWLGSAPDGDAYLPDAYSGRIRLDPRVTSDWERFEALLAGGVNLASTAAIRQALRLVRGEPLGPLAFQWHWAETMRADMVAMIVDAASVLADRAIDQRDPDLALWAVARGRLAAPEDDELSVREIHALAIAGRRSDLERAVVALNRTVRATNRDLPQNLARRVQLAIHLSAPRPSAEAE, from the coding sequence ATGAGCAGGCTGCGGTCCTGGCTCGGCAGCGCTCCCGACGGCGACGCCTACCTGCCGGATGCCTACTCAGGCCGGATCCGACTCGATCCGAGGGTCACGTCCGACTGGGAGCGGTTCGAGGCCCTCCTCGCGGGTGGCGTAAACCTCGCGTCGACCGCGGCCATCCGCCAAGCCCTGCGACTGGTGCGCGGCGAGCCGCTCGGCCCACTGGCATTCCAGTGGCACTGGGCCGAGACGATGCGCGCCGACATGGTCGCGATGATCGTCGATGCGGCGAGCGTGCTTGCCGACCGGGCGATCGATCAGCGGGACCCCGACCTGGCGCTCTGGGCCGTGGCCCGTGGCCGCCTCGCGGCGCCGGAGGACGACGAACTGAGCGTTCGGGAAATCCACGCCCTCGCAATCGCAGGCCGGCGCTCCGATCTGGAACGCGCAGTCGTCGCTTTGAACCGCACCGTCCGGGCGACCAACAGAGACCTGCCGCAGAACCTCGCGCGCCGCGTCCAGTTGGCCATCCACCTGTCGGCTCCTAGACCCAGCGCCGAGGCCGAATGA
- a CDS encoding substrate-binding domain-containing protein translates to MSTIRQDFPRIGTELVHLVIDQIRGSYNSSKSRIIIPTEFVPRGTTAPPRT, encoded by the coding sequence TTGTCGACGATCCGGCAGGACTTCCCGCGGATCGGCACCGAACTGGTCCACCTGGTGATCGACCAGATTCGCGGCTCGTACAACTCGTCCAAGTCACGGATCATCATCCCGACGGAGTTCGTGCCTCGGGGCACGACCGCACCGCCACGCACCTAG
- a CDS encoding MFS transporter, with protein sequence MPRVRAGWLGIGGLVLITVATALLPLIEGPWGVAVVMAVGIMGGPALNAALLGYFMVATPSHLIGRATSALSVFAMGAMPLAPLFAGFGLNLVGRGWTLLGSAVITLAAAVLAILTPSLRSIPAEAGWVAHAKAHERAATRAMADT encoded by the coding sequence GTGCCGCGGGTCCGGGCAGGCTGGCTCGGCATCGGCGGGCTTGTACTGATCACCGTCGCGACAGCGCTGCTGCCGCTGATCGAGGGGCCTTGGGGAGTCGCCGTCGTGATGGCGGTCGGGATCATGGGCGGCCCAGCGCTGAACGCCGCGCTGCTCGGCTACTTCATGGTTGCGACGCCTTCCCACCTGATCGGGCGCGCGACCTCGGCCCTTTCCGTCTTCGCGATGGGGGCGATGCCGCTGGCGCCGCTGTTCGCCGGCTTCGGGCTGAACCTGGTGGGGCGGGGATGGACGCTACTCGGGTCTGCGGTCATCACGCTGGCGGCTGCCGTGTTGGCGATCCTTACCCCGAGCCTCCGCAGCATCCCGGCCGAGGCGGGCTGGGTCGCACACGCCAAGGCGCACGAGCGGGCCGCGACGCGCGCCATGGCCGACACATAG
- a CDS encoding MFS transporter: MSQNPRQSVWRGGYPLWLVSDTAFELTSALVGFVIPLLALMVTDDPALAGIIGGVGLAVRVVASLVGGVLADRHSRVLLMVLGALVGLLLAAVFTALTVGQWLTFSTLLALNVGFAVRNGLFGAPNQAALKDVVPDSALGRAQAANQGRDAVIGLGGAPLGGLLLGIGAPVVGVAMILCQAVAAASASVLSRRVAPFVAPERAPDSRFLRELSDGFRWVFSRPDLKGSLVVSTLVNLGFNASIITIIYSLQQAGSSPATIGLVSGGLGVGMLLGRRSRRSWCRGSGQAGSASAGLY; encoded by the coding sequence ATGAGTCAGAATCCAAGGCAGAGCGTGTGGCGCGGTGGCTATCCGCTGTGGCTGGTCAGCGACACGGCGTTCGAGCTCACCAGCGCGCTCGTGGGCTTCGTCATTCCACTGCTTGCGCTGATGGTCACCGACGACCCGGCCCTCGCCGGCATCATCGGTGGTGTCGGGCTGGCCGTCAGGGTCGTCGCGTCGTTGGTCGGCGGCGTGCTGGCCGACCGCCACAGCCGGGTGCTGCTGATGGTGCTTGGGGCGCTGGTCGGGCTGCTCCTGGCGGCCGTGTTCACGGCGCTGACGGTGGGGCAGTGGCTGACGTTCTCGACCCTGCTCGCGCTCAACGTCGGTTTCGCGGTGCGCAACGGCCTCTTCGGGGCCCCGAACCAGGCGGCGCTGAAGGACGTCGTGCCCGACTCGGCCCTCGGCAGGGCACAGGCCGCCAACCAGGGCCGCGACGCGGTCATCGGCCTCGGTGGGGCGCCGCTCGGAGGGCTGCTGCTCGGCATCGGCGCGCCGGTCGTGGGTGTGGCCATGATCCTCTGCCAGGCGGTGGCCGCGGCGTCCGCGTCGGTGCTGAGCCGAAGGGTTGCCCCGTTCGTCGCCCCGGAGCGCGCGCCCGATTCTCGCTTCCTGCGCGAACTCTCGGACGGGTTCCGATGGGTGTTCTCGCGCCCGGACCTGAAGGGATCACTCGTCGTCAGCACGCTCGTCAACCTCGGCTTCAACGCCTCGATCATCACGATCATCTACTCGCTGCAGCAGGCGGGGTCCTCGCCCGCGACGATCGGGCTTGTCTCGGGCGGCCTCGGCGTCGGCATGCTGCTGGGGCGGCGCTCGCGCCGATCCTGGTGCCGCGGGTCCGGGCAGGCTGGCTCGGCATCGGCGGGCTTGTACTGA
- a CDS encoding LysM peptidoglycan-binding domain-containing protein translates to MRWARAAGAAALLLAVVVGAPVLLLQWGSPGALLAVDWAVVLSRPADPRLILGLLSVVGWVAWLVLTLTIAFEVLAVASRHRIRLALPGTAWLRPAMGALVAAALAVPTVAQASPPEPGQPTPAPTATATATATVRSDATDGDAGTPAAQQASRPYQVRPGDELWTVAEEQLGSGERWREIVALNPDIDDSLKVRPGQSLRLPSAVATPTDAGAMVVVVQRGDSLWSIAERVLGDGERWREIFDLNRDQIADPDEIDIGWALTLPSVSEPAQAPPRPSSAGARGEADAAGVVGSAAVRPGLPTPPPVPPRDAERPSELGAEPVVTTEPAAEPIVTTQRGTEPVQTAETTQRGAEPVETTQRGVDPAVALGALGSLLAVGVLGGLAARRRAQLHARPVGRRLSPVTPQVSRLWAALSREVAPTPAEDGRAPTDVLFGWDAEGAEVWLDLEQNGATVLTGAESAGSLAAALTSLSSAPWSQPVDVVCVGGDWPEAVDEPRIEEEPDKEAALVRLTRLCSARRVALREQSLEAVRSNADLAPQWAPTVFVFEAPLSAADLDRVADALALGRVGVGVLALTEAAPHIDAAHLDIGAESGTFAGRAFTPQLIAAPARRALIDLFLATGSPSTEPAPGGRTPTTCPPTSSRSPASRPTLRSNPCPTRPKTTTTPPCCCWARLRSVTPPGPRPTGRSPNAWSTAPGC, encoded by the coding sequence GTGAGGTGGGCGAGGGCGGCCGGGGCGGCCGCGCTGCTGCTCGCCGTCGTCGTCGGGGCTCCGGTGCTCCTCCTCCAGTGGGGCTCGCCCGGGGCTCTGTTGGCCGTCGACTGGGCCGTCGTCCTGTCGCGCCCTGCCGACCCGCGGCTGATCCTCGGGCTGCTCAGCGTCGTTGGCTGGGTCGCCTGGTTGGTCCTGACGCTGACGATCGCGTTCGAGGTGCTTGCGGTCGCCTCACGCCACCGGATCCGCCTCGCGCTGCCCGGCACCGCTTGGCTCCGTCCCGCGATGGGGGCGCTGGTGGCGGCGGCGCTCGCGGTGCCCACCGTCGCTCAGGCCTCGCCGCCGGAGCCCGGTCAGCCCACACCTGCACCGACGGCCACGGCAACGGCAACGGCAACGGTCCGGTCCGATGCCACAGATGGAGATGCCGGGACGCCGGCAGCGCAGCAAGCCTCCCGGCCCTACCAGGTCCGCCCGGGCGACGAGTTGTGGACCGTCGCGGAGGAGCAACTCGGCTCGGGCGAGAGGTGGAGGGAGATCGTCGCCCTCAACCCCGACATCGACGACTCCCTCAAGGTTCGCCCAGGGCAGAGCCTTCGCCTGCCGTCTGCCGTCGCCACGCCCACCGACGCAGGCGCCATGGTCGTGGTCGTGCAGCGCGGAGACTCCCTCTGGTCAATCGCCGAGCGCGTCCTCGGGGACGGCGAGAGGTGGCGGGAGATCTTCGACCTCAATCGGGATCAGATCGCCGACCCGGACGAGATCGACATCGGTTGGGCCTTGACGCTCCCGTCCGTGTCCGAGCCGGCCCAGGCGCCGCCGCGGCCGTCTTCGGCAGGGGCGCGCGGCGAGGCCGACGCCGCTGGGGTCGTCGGGAGTGCCGCGGTCCGTCCCGGGCTGCCGACGCCTCCACCGGTCCCGCCACGCGACGCGGAGCGCCCATCGGAACTCGGGGCCGAGCCGGTCGTGACCACCGAGCCCGCAGCCGAACCCATCGTGACCACCCAGCGCGGAACCGAACCCGTCCAGACCGCCGAGACCACCCAGCGCGGAGCCGAGCCGGTCGAGACCACCCAGCGCGGCGTCGACCCCGCGGTCGCACTGGGCGCGCTCGGGTCGCTGCTCGCCGTTGGGGTCCTCGGGGGCCTCGCGGCCCGGCGTCGCGCCCAACTCCATGCCCGCCCGGTTGGCCGCAGGCTCTCCCCGGTGACGCCACAGGTCTCGCGCCTGTGGGCGGCCCTCTCCCGCGAGGTAGCGCCGACACCCGCCGAGGACGGCCGAGCGCCCACCGACGTGCTCTTCGGCTGGGATGCCGAGGGTGCCGAGGTGTGGCTCGACCTTGAGCAGAACGGCGCGACGGTCCTCACCGGCGCCGAATCGGCCGGCAGTTTGGCCGCGGCGCTGACCAGCCTGAGTTCGGCCCCCTGGAGTCAGCCCGTCGATGTGGTGTGCGTCGGAGGCGACTGGCCAGAGGCGGTCGACGAGCCACGCATCGAGGAAGAGCCCGACAAGGAAGCCGCTCTGGTCCGGCTCACCAGGCTGTGCTCCGCTCGCCGAGTTGCGCTCCGCGAGCAATCCTTGGAGGCGGTCCGATCAAATGCCGACCTTGCCCCGCAGTGGGCGCCGACCGTCTTCGTCTTCGAGGCGCCGCTCAGCGCTGCGGACCTGGACCGGGTCGCGGACGCACTCGCTCTCGGGCGGGTGGGCGTCGGCGTGCTGGCCCTCACCGAGGCGGCCCCGCACATCGATGCGGCCCACCTCGACATCGGCGCGGAGTCCGGCACCTTCGCCGGCCGCGCCTTCACCCCGCAACTGATCGCCGCCCCGGCCCGCCGGGCGCTCATCGACCTGTTCCTCGCGACCGGATCGCCGTCCACCGAGCCGGCCCCTGGTGGCAGGACACCGACGACCTGCCCCCCAACGTCCTCCCGCTCCCCCGCTTCGCGGCCCACGCTCAGGAGCAACCCATGCCCGACCCGCCCGAAGACAACGACCACCCCACCCTGCTGTTGCTGGGCGAGGTTGCGCTCCGTGACCCCGCCGGGGCCACGCCCAACCGGGCGCTCTCCCAATGCATGGAGTACTGCGCCTGGCTGCTGA
- a CDS encoding nucleoside/nucleotide kinase family protein yields MSQTPRRITATIDEVVERVRAMIVPGRRRVLAIVGSPGAGKSTLCEAIERGLGDQVVVAGMDGFHLDNPILLSRGRREDKGAPDTFDVDGYLAMLRRLVAAEEAITYAPRFDREIETSIGSAIAVPRDVPLVVTEGTYLLQPTGGWELVKDLVDEVWFLDLPTDVRQGRLLDRRLGHGDDEEHARDWVLRVDQATADRVDATKDRADLIVTILD; encoded by the coding sequence TTGTCACAGACACCACGACGGATCACGGCCACGATCGACGAGGTCGTCGAGCGGGTCCGAGCCATGATCGTGCCTGGTCGGCGCAGGGTGCTGGCCATCGTCGGTTCACCCGGCGCGGGCAAGTCGACCCTCTGTGAGGCCATCGAACGCGGCCTGGGCGACCAGGTGGTGGTCGCCGGGATGGACGGCTTCCACCTCGACAACCCGATCCTGCTCTCGCGGGGCCGCCGCGAGGACAAGGGTGCGCCCGACACGTTCGACGTCGACGGCTACCTGGCCATGCTCCGCAGGCTCGTGGCGGCGGAAGAGGCGATCACCTACGCACCGCGCTTCGACCGGGAGATCGAGACGAGCATCGGCAGCGCCATCGCCGTCCCGCGCGACGTGCCGCTCGTCGTCACCGAGGGCACCTACCTGCTGCAGCCCACCGGCGGCTGGGAACTGGTGAAGGACCTGGTCGACGAGGTGTGGTTCCTCGACCTGCCGACCGACGTTCGGCAGGGTCGGCTGCTCGACCGCAGGCTGGGCCACGGCGACGATGAGGAACACGCGCGCGACTGGGTGCTGCGGGTCGACCAGGCGACGGCCGACCGGGTCGACGCGACCAAGGATCGCGCCGACCTGATCGTCACGATCCTCGACTGA